AACTAAGTATTAGAGACTCGTATTTGGCAGCTTTTCAAATATTAGTAGGCTCTGTGATTGGTGGAATTACGGCGTTTATTTTTACATCTATTTTAGGTTATCACTATTATGTTATGATTTTAGCCGTAGCTATTAGTGTTTTGCTCACTGCTAGTCTGCACCTGGAGAATGCTATCAAAATGAGTAGTGCTAATGCTGGGGTGATTGTCGCACTAGGGTTATATCAACCTAGTTATTCACCATTTTTAAATACTGGTTTGCGTTTGATAGAAACTTTTAGTGGTACAGCAATAGCATTATTTTTTATATTTATTAGTAGGATTTTTAGGATAAGAACAGATGACTAATATACAGGCTTAACTATTTAATAGGATTAAAAAATAATAATGAAAAACCTAGATGCAAAAACAATACCTTTACAAGGTCGCCATATCATTGAGGCAAGTGCTGGTACGGGTAAGACTTATAATATCACCGAGCTATATATCCGATTGTTGCTAGAGAAGAAATTATTACCTAGCCAAATTCTTGTGATGACATTTACTAAGGATGCTACACAAGAGATTATCGGTAGAGTTGAAGCTAAGATTAGAGCAGTTATTGATGATGTAGCTAAAGCAAAAGAGGTCAAAGTTTGGATAAATAAACAAGAAACTTTAATTAAAAAAGGCGATGACAACTACAAGCATCTAAAAAGAGCATTACTTGAGATAGATGAGGCAGCTATTTTCACAATTCATGGTTTTTGTAAAAAGGTTTTAAGTGAGCAGGCTTTTGCTAGTGGTATCGAGATGGATGTCACTATGGAGGTTGATACTTCTGATATTTTGCACAAGGTTGTCGAAGATTTCTTTAGAAAAAACATTAATAAAAACCAGACTAAATTTGAGTATCTAAAAGCCTATAATTTACATACACCAGGCAAATTTTTAGATAGAGATGGTTTGCTTAATGTTATTAGATCTAATTGTGAGATTTTAGCAGATAGCTTTGAGCAGGAAGTTAACAAATTAATAAAAGAGAAAAAACAAGTTTTTGGTAATTTGGTAAAAAACAAAGCTTTTATATTTGATGCTTTAGTAACAGCAAAAGATAAAAAGCAACCATCTATTAAAAAAGAGCAAGTTAGAACTCAAGAGTGGGAATTTATTGAAAGTTGGGCTAATGATAATAAATTTAGTTTGATGCCTAAAGAGATTTCTGCATTTATACATGGTAATCGTTATCGTGGAAGAAGTGATATTGCCGAAATCTTTGAGGAAATTAAAGCTTTAAAAGATAAATATTCAGATATAAAAAATTTAGAAGAATATAAAAAACAGTTTGAAGCAGCACAATTTATCCAACAAGCCTGCTTACAAATCCGTCAAGAATTTGCTAAAGCCAAAGAGCAAAAGAGTATTTTAGATTTTAATGACTTAATTACTAAACTTTGTCAAAGTGTTAAAAATTCGTCTGATTTAGTCAAAACTCTACAAGCACAATATCCAGTTGCTCTTATAGATGAGTTTCAAGATACTGATGCTGAACAATATCAAATATTAGATACTATCTATCCCAAAGATAAAAATGATTTATTATTTCTTATGATAGGTGATCCAAAGCAGGCAATTTATGGATTTAGAGGTGGCGATATTTTCACATATTTAAAAGCTAAAGATAGTTGCCCAGTAGTTAACCAATGGAGTATGGATACTAATTGGCGCTCTACCAACGAAATGATAAAGGCTTATAATCGCCTTTTCTATACTCAAGATTACCAAGAAGACGGAGTTATCGGTAAAGATATTTTTATTGCAGGTATTGACTATCAAACTGTCAAAGCATCTCCAAATACTAATAGTAAAAATAAAGATTTTGATGATAATCTTAAGCCTATTAACTACTTTTATTATCAAGTAGCAGTTGATGATAATAAAAGTGATATTGATAAAAAATTATCAGTATGGACAACAAATGAAATTGATAGGTTACTAAACTCTAAAAAAGTAGCTGAAAATGATATTGCAATACTTGTAGAGAATAGTACCCAAGCAAAAATTATTCAACAAGCTTTACGCCAGAAAAATCTTAGTTCAGTCTATCTAAGCCAAAGAGATAATGTCTACCATAGTCAAGAGGCACAAGAGATATTAGCTGTAATGGAGGGTATCAATGATCTTGAAAATAAATATTTACTCAAAAGAGCATTATCTACTAGTCTGCTAGGCGGTACTGCTGACAAAATGCTTAAATATCACGCCGAAGATGATCTATCAGTATGGGATGAGGAGATAGAGAAGGCTAAAAAATTACGCAGCAAATGGCATAAGTATGGTTTTATGGCGTTTATAATGCAAATAGTTCATGAGAGTTTTAGCCAAAGAAATGAAAGCAAAGAAAGAACTATAACTAATATCCTGCATCTTGCTGTGCTTATAAAAGTTGCTGAAAATAAATATAAACATTCAAATCAGCTAATTAAATGGTATCGTCAACAACTCAAAAATACTGCTAGTAGTGAAGCTGAATTAAGATTAGAAAGTGATGATAATTTGATAAAAATAATCACAATTCACGGCTCGAAAGGTCTTGAATATTCTGTTGTATTTATACCGTTTGCAAGTTATGTAAGTTCTTCAAAGCTTAAATTATATAAAATTAATAAATATTATAATAATCAACTAAAACAAACTGTTTACAAAATTGGCGGTAATGATGGTGAGTTAAAAAAAACAGTTGAAAAAGAAACTATTGAAGAGCTAATGAGATTATTTTATGTCGCAGTTACGCGCGCAGAACATCGCTGCTATATTGGAGTAGCAAAATATAATAATGGTGAAAAGTCACCATTAGCACAATTTTTAGGTTATCAAGAGGGTGAAGACTGGCTAGAAAGAATTCAAAAAATCACAGATAATATAGATAATCAAAGTTTGCTTATAAATGTTGAAGATAATCAAAATATTAATTTTAAAAGGACGCCGAGTACTTCGACTTCATTCAGCAACCACGGAGTCGAAGTGTCAAATAATGAAGCTTTAAAACCAAATCATATAGGTAACTTAAAAAATGATAACTGGGAAATGTTATCTTTCTCTAAAATATCGCAAGCAAAAGCTCAAAACCCAGCTTTAGAGAAAGAAAATGATGAGTCAGAGGATGATAAAAATCAAGATCTAGACAAAAAATTAGAATTTAGATTTACAGCTTCTAAAGGAGCTGACATTGGTAATATTCTCCATAATGTTTTAGAGCATACGGATTTTAGTAATGGCCAAATTGATGATACTCTTTTACAAGAGCAAATCGCTAGATATAAGGTTGTTGCTGCAGAAGATTTTAGTAATTTAAAAGTATGGTTAGAAGAATGTTTAGTAGCTCCAATTTTACCTATAAGCGTCATTCCGTCAGGCTTGACCACGGAATCTTTTAAATATAGCAGCAATTGTCAAAATAGTGAGATCCTGAAACGAGTTCAGGATGACAATATTATTTATAATAATAAATTGAGTAATAGTTTTAGCCTAAAAGATATTCCAAATTCAAAAACCTTAAAAGAAGCAGAATTTTACTTCCCCGTGACAAATGAAAAACTTTATAAAATGCATATCATTAAAATTCTAGAGGAATATCGCAAAACCACTCAAGTCATTTCCGACTCTGATCGGGAATCTTTTAACTTATTTGAAAAAAATACCCGCCTACGCGAGTATGACGATGCTATACTAAATCATAAAATCTTTGGTATGTTACATGGTTTTATAGACTTAATTTTTGAGTATAATGATAAGTTTTATATCGCAGATTATAAGTCAAACTATCTTGGTAATAAATTAGAAGACTATAATCAACAAGCTATGCAAGAGAAAAATCAAAGTAGTTTGTATGATTTGCAATACTTGATATATAGTGTTGCCCTAGATAAATATCTTAAGCAGAATATACCAAACTATGACTTTGAGAAACATTTTGGCGGAGTATATTATTTTTATCTTCGTGGTATGAAAGACGGCTTTGGAGTCTATCAAGCAAGGCCACCTTTAGAAATTATAAATATGTTAGCTAAATTGTTTAATGGAGGTGATAATGTATAAAAACTTCCGTGAAGCTAGTGAGAAACTAGCAAATATTAAAGCAGTAGATTTTTTCTTTGCTAAAGAGATATTAGAGCTAATTAAAAAAACTAGCGCCACTCCCGGCTCCAATCGGGAATCTTTTGGCTTACATGATAAATATACCCGCCCACGCGAGTATGATACAAAGCAAAGTGTTTTATTTCACCTTCTAATGAAGCTTATGTCAGCTTATAGTCATGGTCATAGTTGTATAAAAATAAGCAACTTAGCTGACAAGACTATTTTTGCTTGTGACAAAGATCAGAGTAAAGCAGGCTTTAAGCTAACAAGTTACCAAGAAATTATAACTATTCTAGAGTCTTTGGATTATACAAAACTACCTATTCATTTTGCTAAAAAATATAACTCTTTATACATCAAAAGGTTATGGATATATGAGAATGAAATAGCCAAGTTTATTAGGCAAAAGACAGTTGAAAAAACCGCAGATATTAATCAACTTGAACAAATTGTAACTAAGCTATTTGAGCCTAGTGTCGAGATTGACTGGCAAAAACAAGCAGTTATCAAAAGTCTAAGTTATGATTTTAGTATTATTTCAGGAGGGCCAGGTACTGGTAAAACAACTACAGTTGCCAAACTTTTGCTAGTTACACAAATGCTTAATCAAAATCAGCAAAAGATAGCGCTTTTAGCGCCAACGGGTAAGGCTGCTCAGCGGATAACAGAATCTTTAAGATCAACTCTTAAAAATATTAATTTTAAAAATTTGAATATCGCCAATATCATTGAAGAGTTATACAAGTTAGAAGGCCAGACTATTCACCGTTTTTTAGGTTTACGACCAAATTCAAACCATGTCAGTTATAATCAACAATCAAAAGCACCTTATGATGTAATTATTGTTGATGAAGCTTCGATGCTCGATATTAATATTTTTATCAAATTAATACGCGCTGTTGCTGAGAATACAAAGCTGGTTTTAATTGGTGATGCTAATCAGTTACCTTCGGTAGAGGCAGGTAGTCTTCTAGCTAATTTCACAGCTGCTAGTGATACAACTATCACAGCTTATACAACACAACTGCTCAAAAATTATCGTTCACAACAGTATATAAATAACCTTGCTAATGATGTATTAGCTGGTTATGTAGATCGACAAAAATATCAAAATAATAGTATAAGCTTTTATGATCTAAAAAGTTTAGCTAGTTGCCTAAAAATATGTGCTGATAAATATAAACAACTAGAAAAATGTCATAACTATAAACAAGCTTTAGTTGAGCTAAGTAAGTTTAGAATACTTGTAGCAAATAAAAACTTAGAAATCGGCACTGATAAGCTAAATCAAAAGATAGAAAAACTAATCGCTAAAGTAGCAGATTCTAATTACAAAGGCAAGCCAATTATGATAACTCAAAATAGCTATTCGTTAGGTTTGTTTAATGGCGATGTTGGGATTGTATGGCCTGATGCTAATGGTAAGCTTCGCGCGTATTTTGATGGTAAACAAGATAAAGCTTTTAGTCTCAATATGCTACCTAAACATGAGAGTGTTTATGCTATGACAATTCATAAAACTCAAGGCTCAGAGTTTGATGAAGTTGTGATAATACTTCCGGCAGAAGATAATGAAGCTTTAAGTAAACAGCTATTGTATACAGCTATCACACGAGCTAAGCATAGACTAACAATCATTAGTCAATATACTAATCTAAATGCTATAACACAAAAGTCAATTTATAGATATTCAAATATAGCTGATTTAGTTAATGATTGTGTTGAGCTTGGTGATTATTAATATATCTAAACCTATTTGAATATATTTTCCAAGACATGTTGTTGAGATATAAGCTTATATTGATATATAAACTTCTCAGTCCTCCTTTATTTCTATAGACGGATAGAGAGTCTTATTAGCAAATAACGCAATATAACTAAAGGGCTGATTGTCACTTGTTAATTTAATTAATCAGGTATCCTATCGGATATTTGGATGCATTATTTATTGATCTCCCAAATTATTCTTAGGCCATGTAATAATAAATCTGCGATAATAATGTCAAAGTATTGCTCTTTTTCAAACAAATGAGCATAGCCTCCTGTTGCTACTAATACTGGTGTTTTGTCTGCAAAACTTTGTTGAGAAATTCTGCTAATAATTTCTTTAACAGCACCTAACTGACCATATATTAGCCCTGACTGGATTTGTGTGATAGTTGTCTTACCTAGAGCAGAATTAGGAAGTGAGATAGGTGCATCAGATAGTTTTGCAGTTTTTTGTGATAAGCTCTCCATTGATAGATTAATCCCTGCTAAAATAGCACCACCGATATAGGCTTTATTCTGTGAAATAGCGCAGATAGTTGTTGCTGTACCAAAGTCGACAATAATAATATTTCTTGACGGGAAATGTGATATTGCTGCTATGGCATTAGCGACACGATCTGCACCTAAATCTAAAGGGTTTTTGATATCAAGTTTCAATCCTGTTTTTATCCCAGGTTTAAGCTCAAGTGGAGTGATACCTAAATATTTTTTACACGCTGAGTTAACCGAATACTCTAAGTGTGGAACCACCGATGAAAGCACAACTGCCTCGATAGCTTCTACATCAAGTTTTTTTCTGTCAAAAAAAGAAATTAAAAACAAACCCAAAGTGTCAGAAGTACAAGGTGTAGTTGATGGGTACCTAAAGTTATACTTAATTTGATCTCCCATAAATATTCCACCAAATATATGCGTATTGCCGATATCTATACATACTATCATTTGTTATTCTCCAGTTTTTAGATCAACGAGTTTAGGCTTTATGCTTTCTTTAGCAGGGTCAATCTGAGCATAAGTGATTATAAAAAGTTGATCACCTATTTCACACTTTCTCGCAGCAGGGCCATTTAATGCAATGATTTTACTATTAGCTTGCCCTTTTATTACATACGTTTCAAGACGCTCACCGTTGTTTAGGTTTACTACTTGCACTTTTTCATTTTCAATAATATTTGCTTGTTTCATTATCTCGCTATCAATAGTTATACTACCCACATAAAATAAATCTTTGCCAGTCACAGTAGCATAAGAGATTTTTGATTTTAAAACTGAAATTAACATGATGGCCCGCTCTCCTTTAAGAAATTATCAATTAAACGTACTTTACCACTATAAAATGCTAAAAATATTCTCTTATCTAATTCATCGATATACTCAGGTTTTGCACCAGTAGCTTTAATTTTGCTGACAAGTTTTTCTAAGTTTGAAAAATCATCTTGCTTGAGGATTTTATACACTGCTGTAGCAATTTCTCTATCTGTTGCTGAGAGATTTTTATTTCTAGAGCTAAGTGGTAAACCAGACGGTTCTCTTTGTGTAGGGCAATTAATAACCTTAGTATCAATAAAAAAATCTTTTACAAGTTGCTTTATTAACATAAGTTGTTGATAATCTTTTTCACCTAAATATAAGCTGTCAGGCTGGGTTATTTGCAGGAGTTTTAGCACAACAGTTAACATTCCACTAAAGTGTCCAGGTCTAGCTTTACCTTCGAAAATGTTAGCTATTTCAAGATCAGGTTGTATTTTTAGAAGGTTACCATCTGGATAGATATCTTTTTCACTTGGGTTAAATAATATATCAATATCTAGTGACTCTAATATTTGTATATCTTGTTGTAATTGATTAGGATATGTTTGATAATCATATTGATTATTAAATTGTGTTGGATTTACAAATATACTTACAACAACTATGTCATTCTCTGCTTGAGCTTTGTTGATTAGGCTAATATGACCATTATGTAAAGCTCCCATTGTTGGCACAAAGCCTATTTTTTGTTGTTTAGTGAAACTATTTCTTATTGAACGAAATTGTTGAATATTATTAGCAATAATCATAGCTATGCTCCTTAGTAGGAAAGATGCCGTTTTTAGTTTCTTTAACATATATATTTATCGCTTCAGAGAATGATTGGGAGGCATCTATATATTTTTTAACAAACTTTGGTTGAAAGTCAGTATTCATTCCGAGCATATCTTGGAGTACTAAGATTTGACCATCAGTATCGTTGCCAGCGCCGATACCTATAGTTGGAATCTCTATTGATTGTGTAATTTGTTTGGCAATCTTTGCAGGTATACATTCTAGCACTAGGGCAAAACATCCTGCTTGTTCGAGAAGTTTAGCTTCTTCAAGTAAGTGTTTAGCAGCAGCTTCAGTTTTACCTTGGACTTTAAATCCGCCAAAACTATTTACAAATTGTGGTGTCATACCAATATGTCCCATTACTGGAACTCCTGAGTCAACAATATGTTTTATGCTATCTAAATTTCCTGTTGTACCCTCAAGTTTAATAGCATGAGCTCCTGACTGTATCAAGCTTGTTACAGCTTGCATAGATTTTTCTAAGGATTGACGATAGCTCATAAATGGTAAATCAGCAATTATAAGTTTATCTGTAGCGCCTTGAGCTACTGCTTGAGTCATAAACTGCATATCAGCTAGAGTTGTATATGTGGTATTTTTCTTACCAAGTAATACCATGCCGCCACTATCACCAACAAGAATACAATCTATATTAGTAGTATTTATAATCTTAGCCAAAGTGTAATCATAACATGTGATCATTGAGATCTTTTCACGATTGGCTTTGGCTTTTTTGAAGTTTAAAATTGATTTCATATTTTCTCCTTAAATGAAAATTGATTAACAATCGCTTTAAAAAAATCATAGAAATCATCGCCAGCTAGAGCGTCGAGATCTTTTTGTAGTGTGATGTTATCACCTCGTGCAATTGGCCCAGACAAAGCATGATGATTTTGTTCGATATTTTTAAATGTTCTTTCTAAGAAAGGTTTTAGATAATTTGCTTTAATCTCAAAGCGATTCTCCATTTCAGAGTAGAATTTTTTCCATATCAGTGTAGTTACATTATTAGCTAAGGCACACATCGCATGATAGTAAGCTTTGTCATTTTTACTGATACAAAAATTAGCATTAGGTAACTTAGGCAAAAGCTGACTAAAAGCGATATTTTTATCAGTAGTTATAAAAGCGATAGATTTATACTCATCTAACGAATATAAAGACTTATTTGGAAAACTCTGTAAGGGGTGTGTTGAGTAAGCATTCTCGATATTCAAAAGCCCAGAAAAATGAACTATTATCAAATTATCTAATCTATTTAAGAGATGCTTTTGTATAAAACTTTGTATCTCAGCATCTTTGATTAAAACTAAAACATGAGTTGCATTGTCTAGTAGATTATCAAGGTTATCTAACGGTTTATTTCGCGACCATTGTTTAAAATCTAATTTTAAGCATTCAAAATAGTAGCACATATGTGTTGCTACATTGCCGTTGCCGACAATAACATATCTAGGTACCTGTTGCATAAATCAAGTCCATTTTTAAATTAAAATCGTTATTATTACCTAACAAACTAGGTCAATATTTTTGCAAAGTATAAGTACTGTTACTAGTTTGTGTATACAGTCTTGTTTTCGCAATCAAATTTTATAACATATCACTAAATACTTAGCAAACTTTTAACAGCAACAAAAATAATTTTTGTATTAATTATATAACTAAATATAAGATGGAATAATTGATAAAAGATTATAATTTAAAAGGTTTTCTCTTATGCAAAAGCAGCTAAATTAGTATAAAATAGCACTTATAAAATAATTATTAAAAAATATTTTTTTGATGACTCCAAGCGATTTTTTTTCTATAGATTACAGTATTTTAGCTAAAGCAGAATTAAAAGTTCACATCAACAAATTAGCTGATTATCTTAGTCAACAGAGCTATTTGTATCATACCTTAGATAAGCCAATTATTTCTGATTCTGACTATGATAAGCTGTTTAGATTACTGCAAAATTTAGTCAATGATAATCCCCAATTTAAGCCTGTAAACTCTGTATTAGATCGAGTTGGTGGAGAGGTGTTAGCAGGGTTTGAAACTATCAAGCATAAAAAGAAAATGACATCTCTAACAAATGTCTTTAGTCTTGAGGAGTTGCGTGATTTTTATGACAAAATAGAATATGATGTTGAGCTTGAATGTGAGCCAAAGATGGATGGTTTAGCTATCAGTATTTTTTACAAAAATGGTGATTTTGATTATGCTGTAACGCGTGGTGATGGTATCCAAGGTGAAAAAGTCTCAGAAAATGTTAAGACTATTCGTAATATTCCGCTTAAACTTAATACAACAAATCCACCACAAGAGCTAGAAGTACGTGGTGAAATTATCTTAGATAAGCAAAGTTTTTTGGCACTTAATGAGTACATGCAGGCACAGGAGAATAAAGCTTTTGCAAACCCACGTAATGCTGCTGCTGGCAGTATTCGCATGCTTGATTCACGAGTTGTCGCAAAACGACCGCTTAAACTATATAGCTATGGTATTGGTTATTTTTCAAAAGATTTTATTCATCCCCAAACTCAATTTGAGCTAATGAAGATGCTTCAAAGTTTTGGTTTTACAATTAGTGGTAATATGTTTTTGGCAAAAAACTTTGCAGAAGTTGAAGAGTATTATCGTAATATGAGTCATCAGCGTGCCGATTTAGCTTATGATATTGATGGCTTAGTTTTTAAGGTAAACAATATTAAGCTACAAGATACCATCGGCTATACAGCAAGAGGACCTAAATGGGCTGTAGCATATAAATTTCCAGCTGAGGAAGTTGAATCAGAAATTCTAAATATAGAATTTCAAGTAGGTAGAACAGGAGCTATTACTCCAGTTGCAAGACTTAAGCCGGTAGCTGTCGGTGGGGTAATAGTCTCAAATGCAACACTACATAATATTCATGAAATAAAGCGTAAAGATATCCGCATTAGTGATAGGGTAATAGTGCGTAGAGCTGGGGATGTAATCCCAGAAGTAGTTAAAAGTTTAGCTAAATATCGCAAGCCTGATGCACAAATCGTCGAGATGCCAACAAATTGCCCGGTGTGTGATTCAGCAATTGAGAATAACAACGATCAAGCTATTTATCGTTGTACTGGCGGCTGGCATTGCCAGGCGCAAACTACAGAGCGACTAAAACATTTCGTATCTCGTAAAGCTATGGATATCGATAAACTTGGCGCTAAGCTAATTGAACAGTTAGTTGCTGTAGATTTGGTTAAATATCCAGCTGATATTTATAAGCTTAATTTTGAGCAGTTATTTAATTTAGAGAGAATGGGAATTAAATCATCTCAAAATGTCCTAGACTCAATCACGAAAAGTAAATCACCAACTCTAGCAAGGTTTATTTTCTCAATTGGAATAAAAGATATTGGTGAAGTATCATCAGAAGTGTTGGCAAATCATTTCGGTAGTTTAGAAAGTTTCCGCCAAGCTAGCTCCGCTGAACTTATTGAAATCAATGATATCGGTGAGATTATGGCTAACAACATAGTTTCATTTTGGCAGGATTCTCTAAACGTTAAAATTGTAGAAGAACTTTTAAGCGTTGGAATTAATATACAAAATCCTCAACCACTAGAGCAGAAACATAATGCTAATTTTGCTGGTAAAACTGTAGTAATTACTGGCACTTTTGAGAACTATAATCGTACAGAGCTTACACAACTTCTAAAAGCTATGGGAGCAAAAGTTACCACAACTATTTCCAAAAAAACAGATATGCTTATTTGTGGCGATAATGCAGGTAGCAAACTTACAAAAGCCCAAGTTTTAGATGTGGAAGTCGTTGTTGAGGGTAAATTACAAAACTTGTTATGAATATTATTGATTTAAAAAAAGGTGATGTAGTTTTTATAGTCGATGAGGCTGAAAGGAATATTTCAAGTTTATCTACTGGTTTTGGTGGTTATAGTTATTATCACTGTGCTTTATATATTGGTGATGGCGAAATTATCGAAGCTGTGACAGTTGCAGGAGTTATACAGGCTAAGCTATCTAAATATTTAGATAAAAAAACTCTTATTGCTCGTGTCTCGGAAAGTAACGTTTTTTTAGCAAAAGTAATTACTATTGCCAAAGGTTTTATAGGTTTCGGTTATAATGATCTATTTTTACCTGATGTGAAGGGAAGACTTTACTGTTCAGAGTTGATCCATGCAACTTTTAATAATGTAAGTAATGGCAAATACTTTACTCAACATAAGCTTAATTATATTGCAACTAATGATACGGAAGTATCTCAATATTGGCTTGATTTTTATAATGAATATGGTTTAAAATTTCCTCAAGGCCAGCCTGGTTCACATCCCAATAATTTATCATTAGATAATAAATTTACTTATAAAGCTTTTTTGAATAGTGTCTAATAACAGTTTACAACTTTAGTGGTTTGGCATAAAATCAACTGGAAAGATATTTGTATTAAAGTATTCACAGAACTAAAGGGTTGATATGAAAATAAGAAAGGCGACAAATAAAGATTTTGAAGGTATTGCATATATATGGTCAGAGCATTTACTAACTAATTGTCAGTTTTTTACTACTCATGAGATAAAAAACCAAGAAAAAGTAGTAGTAGATAAATATATTAACGATCCAGCACTTAAAAGCTTTGTATTAATAGTAGAAGAACAGCTTATTGGAATCTCATGTATAAGAGATAAGGAAATACTATTTTCTGCTGTTGATCCGAAACTTTTAGGTAAAGGTTTTAGAAGCTTTATGCTTAAATATTTGTTAGAGAATTATGATGTTGATGCTGCATATGTATTCAGTGCAAATATACAAACTATGGCTTTTTATACTTCGATAGGCTTTATTATTGAAGATAGAGTAGATGATTTTATTTTCTCTTCACAGTATCAGCTAAATAAGTTGAAACTTTCTGAGTCTCCTCAAGAAACAGCACAAAAAATTGCTGCTAAGAACAAAAATTTTTTTTAAGTAAACAATAAAAGAAGCCATCACCGCCTTGGTGTGAGGGCAGTATTTGGTAGCCGCAATCAGTTTTGTATTTTTCAAGAATATCTATAGTGATAATTTCAGAATCATTATTTTTAATTAAAAAGTCTTTTATTTGTTGTTGGTTTTCTTCTTCTAATATTGAGCATGTAATATATAGTAGGTAACCATTGTTGGTTAGGTTATTGTTCCATAAGTTATCTAAAATTTTACTTTGTAAAGCTTTGATAGTTTGAATATCCTCTGGCTTTCTTAGTACTTTGATATCAGGATTTCTCTTTATAGTTCCTAGGGCAGAGCATGGAGTATCGAGTATGATTTTATTAAATTTTCCAGCTAGAGGTAGTATCAAGTCATGTTTTAAAACATTGACATGATTATCTTTTGATAATCTAGCTAAGTTTTCTTTAAGAAGCTCTAAACGCTTATCAATGATATCGATAGCTGTAATATTAGCTTGTGGAGCGCATTCTAAAATATGCGAAGTTTTACCTCCAGGAGCAGCACAAGCATCAAGAATCTTATCCTCATTGTTAGCTTTGATAATATGTCCTGCATACTGTGCAGAGATATCCTGTATCGTAAAATAGCCTTGCTGAAATAGTTGATTATGTTTTACATCAATAGCTTGATCAAGCTTTATACAATTTTTTAAATCTGTAAATGAATATGTTATTTTATTTAGCTTAAAATAATCTAACACTTTGTTGCTATCTTTAGTTTGGTTTAGGCGA
This Francisella opportunistica DNA region includes the following protein-coding sequences:
- the panC gene encoding pantoate--beta-alanine ligase — its product is MIIANNIQQFRSIRNSFTKQQKIGFVPTMGALHNGHISLINKAQAENDIVVVSIFVNPTQFNNQYDYQTYPNQLQQDIQILESLDIDILFNPSEKDIYPDGNLLKIQPDLEIANIFEGKARPGHFSGMLTVVLKLLQITQPDSLYLGEKDYQQLMLIKQLVKDFFIDTKVINCPTQREPSGLPLSSRNKNLSATDREIATAVYKILKQDDFSNLEKLVSKIKATGAKPEYIDELDKRIFLAFYSGKVRLIDNFLKESGPSC
- a CDS encoding GNAT family N-acetyltransferase; translated protein: MKIRKATNKDFEGIAYIWSEHLLTNCQFFTTHEIKNQEKVVVDKYINDPALKSFVLIVEEQLIGISCIRDKEILFSAVDPKLLGKGFRSFMLKYLLENYDVDAAYVFSANIQTMAFYTSIGFIIEDRVDDFIFSSQYQLNKLKLSESPQETAQKIAAKNKNFF
- a CDS encoding YiiX/YebB-like N1pC/P60 family cysteine hydrolase gives rise to the protein MNIIDLKKGDVVFIVDEAERNISSLSTGFGGYSYYHCALYIGDGEIIEAVTVAGVIQAKLSKYLDKKTLIARVSESNVFLAKVITIAKGFIGFGYNDLFLPDVKGRLYCSELIHATFNNVSNGKYFTQHKLNYIATNDTEVSQYWLDFYNEYGLKFPQGQPGSHPNNLSLDNKFTYKAFLNSV
- the panD gene encoding aspartate 1-decarboxylase; translation: MLISVLKSKISYATVTGKDLFYVGSITIDSEIMKQANIIENEKVQVVNLNNGERLETYVIKGQANSKIIALNGPAARKCEIGDQLFIITYAQIDPAKESIKPKLVDLKTGE
- the ligA gene encoding NAD-dependent DNA ligase LigA gives rise to the protein MTPSDFFSIDYSILAKAELKVHINKLADYLSQQSYLYHTLDKPIISDSDYDKLFRLLQNLVNDNPQFKPVNSVLDRVGGEVLAGFETIKHKKKMTSLTNVFSLEELRDFYDKIEYDVELECEPKMDGLAISIFYKNGDFDYAVTRGDGIQGEKVSENVKTIRNIPLKLNTTNPPQELEVRGEIILDKQSFLALNEYMQAQENKAFANPRNAAAGSIRMLDSRVVAKRPLKLYSYGIGYFSKDFIHPQTQFELMKMLQSFGFTISGNMFLAKNFAEVEEYYRNMSHQRADLAYDIDGLVFKVNNIKLQDTIGYTARGPKWAVAYKFPAEEVESEILNIEFQVGRTGAITPVARLKPVAVGGVIVSNATLHNIHEIKRKDIRISDRVIVRRAGDVIPEVVKSLAKYRKPDAQIVEMPTNCPVCDSAIENNNDQAIYRCTGGWHCQAQTTERLKHFVSRKAMDIDKLGAKLIEQLVAVDLVKYPADIYKLNFEQLFNLERMGIKSSQNVLDSITKSKSPTLARFIFSIGIKDIGEVSSEVLANHFGSLESFRQASSAELIEINDIGEIMANNIVSFWQDSLNVKIVEELLSVGINIQNPQPLEQKHNANFAGKTVVITGTFENYNRTELTQLLKAMGAKVTTTISKKTDMLICGDNAGSKLTKAQVLDVEVVVEGKLQNLL
- the panB gene encoding 3-methyl-2-oxobutanoate hydroxymethyltransferase, which codes for MKSILNFKKAKANREKISMITCYDYTLAKIINTTNIDCILVGDSGGMVLLGKKNTTYTTLADMQFMTQAVAQGATDKLIIADLPFMSYRQSLEKSMQAVTSLIQSGAHAIKLEGTTGNLDSIKHIVDSGVPVMGHIGMTPQFVNSFGGFKVQGKTEAAAKHLLEEAKLLEQAGCFALVLECIPAKIAKQITQSIEIPTIGIGAGNDTDGQILVLQDMLGMNTDFQPKFVKKYIDASQSFSEAINIYVKETKNGIFPTKEHSYDYC
- a CDS encoding Rossmann-like and DUF2520 domain-containing protein — translated: MQQVPRYVIVGNGNVATHMCYYFECLKLDFKQWSRNKPLDNLDNLLDNATHVLVLIKDAEIQSFIQKHLLNRLDNLIIVHFSGLLNIENAYSTHPLQSFPNKSLYSLDEYKSIAFITTDKNIAFSQLLPKLPNANFCISKNDKAYYHAMCALANNVTTLIWKKFYSEMENRFEIKANYLKPFLERTFKNIEQNHHALSGPIARGDNITLQKDLDALAGDDFYDFFKAIVNQFSFKEKI